One Epinephelus lanceolatus isolate andai-2023 chromosome 17, ASM4190304v1, whole genome shotgun sequence genomic window carries:
- the LOC144467515 gene encoding protein phosphatase 1 regulatory subunit 35-like yields the protein MNSSSVLSSPHPPPPAPLPLTSYSPSLTGCPELDLSVTLSPAPKTSHTHLKLRPLKTSQQTDQSQLKLGLQGQNGRKRNIQVCSEDRMVVRVTSEKSRDAPPQQPIRGQRRSRGCHHAPTQQVEPPAAVSNQDPSCLERAELNTTLALKAELQSLQGAEFNSQKAVHETLLKSERTKNLINTRATEEVNVSRSQLLFSSLVCVDVQEDQLISQMLQQRLLLLPPLPGHGAKAADGPSLQFFMTSDHLRQKPVPPEEELVNHKPCPSPRPAYSTFDLYRRGRS from the exons ATGAATtcttcctctgtcctctcctcccCACACCCTCCTCCCCCTGCGCCCCTCCCTCTCACCTCCTACTCCCCCTCTTTGACTGGATGTCCTGAACTCGACCTGTCCGTCACACTCAGCCCTGCTCCCAAGACCAGTCACACGCACCTGAAGCTCCGCCCACTGAAGACAAGTCAGCAAACTGACCAATCGCAGCTGAAGCTCGGCCTCCAAGGGCAGAATGGAAGAAAGAGGAATATACAG GTGTGTTCTGAAGACAGGATGGTTGTCAGAGTAACATCAGAGAAGAGCAGAGATGCCCCAccacagcagccaatcagaggtcagaggaggagcagaggatgTCACCATG CCCCCACACAGCAGGTGGAACCTCCTGCTGCAGTATCCAATCAAGATCCAAGCTGTCTGGAGAGGGCAGAGCTAAACACCACTTTGGCTCTGAAGGCGGAGCTTCAGTCACTGCAG GGGGCAGAGTTTAACTCCCAGAAGGCTGTTCATGAGACATTACTGAAGTCAGAGAGGACCAAAAACCTGATCAACACCAGAGCTACTGAAg AGGTGAATGTCTCCCGCTCTCAGCTTCTCTTCAGCTCATTGGTCTGTGTCGATGTGCAGGAAGATCAGTTAATCAGCCAAATGCTGCagcagaggctgctgctgctgccccccCTTCCAGGCCATGGTGCCAAGGCAGCAGATGGGCCCTCCCTTCAGTTCTtcatgacctctgaccacctCAGACAGAAGCCCGTCCCACCAGAGGAGGAGCTTGTCAACCACAAGCCTTGCCCATCGCCACGTCCCGCCTACTCCACCTTTGACCTCTACAGAAGAGGGAGAAGCTGA